In Leishmania major strain Friedlin complete genome, chromosome 34, the following proteins share a genomic window:
- a CDS encoding putative calcium channel protein: MEIPLARTQPIEKFFVEYNSAAAEREDDGQPRNDNEVLLMQFAEYTDDDSFFSSSDTVIECDPQRLRSDPLRRRAVVSVHNTLQLRALTNGRVPEDMVWNNVTRTSWLYQIHNRAIALQHSSFFIFPARWTPRVIVYNVMHHWLMEMFIFLMILSYAIFQATWGRHTAPPGGMHKPDHIIWADVFYTCLLGFEIIARLFASGGILHKRAFFRSPWRWLDTAVLVLSIMECTWWQDLWNFTAWRLIRTIKCLTYVPAPVRMKLLAKSLLRSTNRLIYVTILLTYFIFFFGLLGLQLFAGTLHSRCVNTLTGAVTSQVCRSVSTGEYGFYWGHHCGVFYTCQADAFPNPHYDFRSFDDIGHAMLSVFQIMTFQGWSGLLQETNDGLAMMAFLYYFFTILVCTWIVPSLYLGVFLEKMDKTSRLFVLKQLDFFDHMLTEQRQRMSSMVRLNDYVERDENGFVSHYPAYTLQQQDDKRLTSDDTASGSADDKNMNAHRIKSHHRAIQATKWTDEQRIQLQLALTRQRHVAEEAERKRQLQQTALGDLIVEEGGAGKRQGTVRQGACPAGAASGWATQTEASPHSTKERSDFALGGRVGAVQHHPAAYAIGDSHQSDLPFAVRQEVQAEQLRFLDPYTNGASTAKNDMYNAAAAAALHTSMDKSRAAVPGGGAESATVLHSRPASNARPSTRAPSAPSTSVMVAREAAGVVPHRRSMSVRGGTLSRASSMNGRSSLSRLHASMTQVQQAPTQQEQTAYVINDPEGGDFDYAKTLGQKIDIIRNIAHMFTEGYPRIISQYLWEHRMMQHRYGLTPLSYTNKYEEEALRRLRQRRAQERREEREELRRSGMGHLIDDDDDDDDDSVAEKPWMRQEGLVPGSMSPIRMARNIRENAPITVFNYIMYSFIIANAVFNASRFDTMPDYWETGTFIAGVCFSVLFMLELLIRLLALGPGPFFTDILILIEATFMVTSLFQLGYSRTNTTSLFNWVRFLRLFRVIPCRPLRRVSRVLIHGFPDMVYALVLFTLYMFMWLLLGMSFFGSRIGWIDYNTSDYTTRGTFETFSHAAYAVAQAFSVNRDQWLYLSWSGMRVRGGYTVLYFIATVCVAFVFRFFFIAVMTYAWQAQQEKEDYYFMSGSSHGRRSRFARLPFFDFSVWRSFKHIHGGFDRRDVAPDEIYFLNEDMARQLRLVEAKDRYYRENYGQERSEWGDIGEGSQMGDSDVYRSDGALVNGPQYVNIGGRLYRQPSLPATEMGFSVGGTPQHRGQLRFARHYRAVPATTYAAAQQQRLAGAHDALPDEVEGSRSLSRHSRRSMVNPLLADRHSLSPAHQGTSVGGPSVARVSDSLAEERAKNANIGLVPRLTKLGNARAVVAGDNDEATADYSTPEGGVSDEDLEHLLLPGPRLRYKSTMDEGRRVFETCLDCNTHMQMPLRAPPGVAQRTAEELHAEHCHMAAVRSSQQLVLNALIGYARMQADHDVTPTKRMVEVVLGQAWSCGMLLFDTIENLSCMDLPEQERTWDRMLEALEMQQWLLGLHVGEEQVGRATLAYILANQQRQEAQVREKSYKNTWEDRVFFVLSPSNPVRRVVSAVVGSMWFEIAVLCVVYAASIFLAVYAPDEGNRDFGGSYNSAKYKALHILDDIFSIIFAVEMLLKWISMGVVLPVGRAYFWHRWNIFDFFIVIISLVSWGKPDIFLRYLKVMRCFRILGPLRYWKWGSSSMSHVARTIWDSIPTLANVCLLMLMNYIVWAIIFVSLFMDKFNYCSNASIVNGTQCVEEGYTWAPTQRNFRNFYESLLTTFEISTGAEWIDVIYSAVDSRSALLSPLRNQRPYLGLVFIAYYYVSHFIFFTLFISAVIYCYMLAKSATEDATGTTIEHQVWLRMQGMIFRLKPKVQLLPLNTRVSRLVHFLISNRWFEAFMGLILVFNMLTMSLEWYQMSSTQKTTLDAFQYIWVVIFTLEVVLRFVAHGLRFFTRRAYCWDLLIVVLSYIQIGLSTTATNHVPFNVNVLRMLRVGRVLHLVHLALPFSTHLTLFHEVLKASVPGLISVTFVYMIAVYVFAILGLHFLGYIVPFSGYIDDKYNNFGTFVNALIMVFRLSTLQNWATMLRGSLDRGYYCTRASKRCGPTDWAPVYYIPIVICFFLLLSTLYMAVVLDKYVTAVRIYSAVTRLDELRRFCRLWSTRDPNGTMWLPSAVLPELLEELRLPLGVSDRRNRVEVMQLLREYNIPDHNGRVYYYEVLLPLARRVMAIAFLETADAHTAGSQAPRDVAWYLSERSLGALPASYGTVQPSGVTVAEHYAAALLQAAFRRDRAMRNYYIAKSELWRRGRAVCAERGLPYDNFGFGKTPLAGPDPREEGMRRGFDIPKDATLANAAGGRIYLDPVAARIAAMREAMGSQKRTTDQEPPTLLPAVYRSAIYPEEKRFGPNAPGAIRRHERRDEKLERKRVQEEYERQMYERSTRSCPARAAGEHKDNETVTAESAGDVDAGLAYSRGTMEPHAAARGNQYNLDPMDVNYQPPLGTSPEELRQEKVDRRLNAAATAATVSATLGGISPSTTPEQY; this comes from the coding sequence ATGGAGATTCCGCTGGCCCGCACGCAGCCCATCGAGAAGTTCTTTGTAGAATAcaacagcgccgctgcagagcgGGAGGACGATGGGCAGCCGCGCAATGATAATgaggtgctgctgatgcAGTTTGCCGAGTACACCGATGACGattcctttttttcttcgaGCGACACGGTCATCGAGTGTGacccgcagcgcctgcgcagcgacCCACTTCGTCGGCGCGCGGTCGTGTCGGTGCACAACacactgcagctgcgcgcgctcaCCAACGGCCGGGTGCCGGAGGACATGGTGTGGAACAACGTCACGCGCACCTCATGGCTGTATCAGATCCACAATCGCGCgatcgcgctgcagcacagctCTTTCTTTATCTTCCCTGCTCGCTGGACGCCGCGCGTGATAGTGTACAATGTCATGCATCACTGGCTGATGGAGATGTTCATCTTCCTCATGATCCTCAGTTACGCCATCTTCCAGGCGACGTGGGGCCGTCACACCGCCCCTCCTGGAGGCATGCACAAGCCGGACCACATTATCTGGGCTGACGTGTTCTACACGTGCCTACTGGGCTTCGAGATCATCGCGCGCCTCTTCGCAAGCGGCGGCATTCTGCACAAGCGTGCTTTCTTCCGCTCCCCGTGGCGCTGGCTGGACACGGCGGTGCTCGTGCTGAGCATCATGGAGTGCACGTGGTGGCAGGACCTCTGGAACTTCACGGCATGGCGACTCATCCGCACCATCAAGTGCCTCACATACGTTCCCGCCCCTGTGCGCATGAAGCTGCTCGCcaagtcgctgctgcgctccacGAACCGGCTCATCTACGTGACCATTCTGCTCACATACTTCATCTTCTTCTTTGGCCTGCTGGGGCTGCAGCTGTTCGCTGGCACGctgcacagccgctgcgtcAACACGCtcaccggcgccgtcacATCGCAGGTGTGCCGGAGCGTGTCGACCGGGGAATACGGCTTCTACTGGGGCCATCATTGTGGTGTATTCTACACCTGCCAGGCGGACGCCTTCCCGAATCCGCACTACGATTTCCGCAGCTTCGATGACATTGGCCATGCGATGCTGTCGGTGTTTCAGATCATGACGTTTCAGGGCTGGAGCGGGCTGCTGCAGGAAACAAACGACGGGCTGGCGATGATGGCGTTCCTTTATTACTTCTTCACCATTCTCGTTTGCACGTGGATTGTGCCGTCCTTGTACCTCGGCGTCTTCCTCGAGAAGATGGACAAGACGAGCCGGCTGTTcgtgctgaagcagctggaCTTCTTCGATCATATGCTGAcagagcagcgccagcgcatgTCGTCCATGGTGCGCCTGAACGACTATGTCGAGCGCGATGAGAACGGTTTTGTGTCCCACTACCCAGCCTAcacgctccagcagcaggaTGACAAGCGCCTCACCAGCGACGacaccgccagcggcagcgcagacgACAAGAACATGAACGCGCACAGGATAAAGAGTCACCACCGCGCGATTCAGGCGACGAAGTGGACAGACGAGCAGCGCATTCAGTTGCAACTGGCGCTGACGCGTCAGCGCCAcgtcgccgaggaggcggagcgcaagcgccagctgcagcagacagCCCTCGGCGACCTCATCGtcgaagagggcggcgcaggaAAACGGCAGGGCACGGTGAGGCAGGGCGCCTGTCCAGCCGGGGCAGCGTCCGGGTGGGCAACCCAGACCGAGGCGTCACCGCACTCCACGAAGGAGCGCAGTGACTTTGCCCTCGGAGGTCGAGTTGGTGCCGTGCAGCACCACCCTGCCGCCTACGCCATTGGCGACTCTCACCAGTCGGACCTCCCCTTTGCGGTTCGGCAAGAGGTgcaggcggagcagctgcgcttTCTGGACCCGTACACCAACGGTGCGAGCACCGCCAAGAACGACATGtacaacgccgccgccgccgccgccttgcaCACCAGCATGGACAagtcgcgcgccgccgtacccggtggcggcgcggagAGCGCTACCGTCCTGCATAGTCGCCCAGCGAGCAATGCGCGGCCCTCCACCAGggcaccgtcggcgccgtcgacgagTGTCATGGTGGCCCGCGAGGCCGCCGGCGTggtgccgcaccgccgctcaATGTCGGTGCGCGGCGGAACGCTGTCGCGCGCGTCGAGCATGAACGGTCGTAGCTCGTTGAGCCGCCTGCACGCATCAATGAcgcaggtgcagcaggcgccgacgcagcaggagcagacGGCGTACGTCATCAACGACCCCGAAGGCGGCGACTTCGACTACGCCAAGACGCTGGGGCAGAAGATCGACATCATTCGCAACATCGCCCATATGTTCACGGAAGGCTATCCGCGCATCATCTCGCAGTACCTTTGGGAGCACCGCATGATGCAGCATCGCTACGGGCTCACGCCCCTGTCCTACACGAATAAGTACGAGGAAGAGGCCctgcgccggctgcgtcagcggcgcgcgcaggagcgccgcgaggagcgggaggagctgcgccgcagcggcatggGGCACCTCatcgatgacgacgacgacgacgatgacgattCGGTGGCGGAGAAGCCGTGGATGCGCCAGGAGGGGCTGGTACCTGGGAGCATGTCACCCATCCGCATGGCGCGCAACATCCGCGAGAACGCGCCGATCACCGTCTTCAACTACATCATGTACTCTTTCATCATCGCCAACGCCGTCTTCAACGCGTCGCGCTTCGACACGATGCCGGACTACTGGGAGACGGGCACATTCATCGCGGGTGTCTGCTTCTCTGTGCTGTTCAtgctggagctgctcatCCGCCTGCTCGCCCTTGGCCCCGGTCCTTTCTTCACGGACATACTCATCCTGATCGAAGCGACGTTCATGGTCACGTCGCTCTTCCAGCTTGGATACAGCAGGACAAACACGACGTCGCTGTTCAACTGGGTGCGCTTCCTGCGGCTCTTCCGCGTCATACCgtgccgcccgctgcgccgcgtctcACGAGTGCTCATCCACGGCTTCCCTGACATGGTCTACGCCCTTGTGCTCTTTACCCTGTACATGTTTATGTGGCTGTTGCTGGGCATGAGCTTCTTTGGCAGTCGCATAGGCTGGATCGACTATAACACAAGCGACTACACCACCCGTGGCACATTCGAGACCTTCTCGCATGCAGCCTACGCCGTGGCGCAGGCCTTCTCGGTGAACAGAGATCAGTGGCTCTACCTCTCGTGGTCTGGTATGCGGGTGCGCGGGGGCTACACCGTTTTGTACTTCATCGCCACTGTCTGCGTCGCCTTCGTTTTCCGCTTCTTCTTCATTGCGGTCATGACGTACGCGtggcaggcgcagcaggagaaggaggacTACTACTTTATGTCAGGCAGCAGTCACGGCCGTCGCAGTCGCTTCGCGCGGCTGCCATTCTTCGATTTCAGCGTGTGGCGCTCCTTCAAGCACATTCACGGCGGCTTCGACCGGCGTGACGTGGCGCCTGACGAGATCTACTTCCTGAACGAAGACATggcgcgccagctgcgcctcgtggAGGCCAAGGACCGATACTACCGCGAGAACTATGGTCAGGAAAGGAGCGAGTGGGGCGACATAGGCGAGGGCAGCCAGATGGGTGACTCGGACGTGTACAGGTCAGATGGTGCGCTCGTCAACGGCCCGCAGTACGTCAACATCGGCGGCCGTCTGTACCGCCAGCCGAGCCTGCCAGCGACGGAGATGGGCTTCTCGGTGGGCGGaacgccgcagcaccgtggGCAACTACGCTTTGCACGACACTACCGCGCCGTGCCAGCCACCACctacgccgccgcgcagcagcagaggctgGCGGGCGCACACGACGCATTACCGGACGAGGTCGAGGGCagtcgctcgctctcgcgaCACAGCCGCCGGAGCATGGTGAACCCGCTGCTGGCCGATCGCCACAGCCTCTCCCCTGCGCACCAAGGCACGAGCGTCGGCGGCCCCAGTGTGGCTCGCGTGTCGGACTCCCTCGCAGAGGAACGGGCGAAGAACGCGAATATCGGCCTCGTACCGCGGCTAACAAAGCTGGGCAATGCCCGCGCCGTTGTCGCCGGCGACAACGACGAGGCGACCGCCGACTACAGCACCCCCGAGGGCGGCGTGTCGGATGAAGACTTGGAGCATCTGCTCCTTCCCGGTCCCCGCCTACGCTACAAGAGCACCATGGATGAGGGACGTCGCGTATTCGAGACTTGTCTGGACTGCAACACGCACATGcagatgccgctgcgcgcgccgccaggtgtggcgcagcgcaccgccgaggagctgcatgCGGAGCACTGCCacatggcggcggtgcgtaGCTCGCAGCAGCTAGTGCTGAACGCGCTGATCGGATACGCCAGGATGCAGGCCGACCACGACGTGACTCCCACCAAGCGGATGGTGGAGGTAGTGCTGGGACAGGCCTGGAGCTGCGGCATGCTGCTGTTCGACACGATTGAGAACCTGTCTTGCATGGACTTGCCAGAGCAGGAGCGGACGTGGGACCGCATGCTGGAGGCACTGGAGATGCAACAGTGGCTACTAGGACTGCACGTCGGCGAGGAGCAGGTCGGCCGTGCCACGCTGGCCTACATCCTGGCGAACCAGCAGaggcaggaggcgcaggtgcgggAAAAGAGCTACAAGAACACCTGGGAGGACCGCGTCTTCTTCGTGCTCTCGCCCTCGAACCCGGTTCGGCGGGTGGTGTCGGCTGTGGTTGGCTCGATGTGGTTTGAGATTGCCGTCCTGTGCGTCGTCTATGCCGCCTCCATCTTCTTGGCTGTCTATGCGCCAGACGAGGGTAATCGCGACTTTGGCGGCAGCTACAACAGCGCCAAGTACAAGGCGCTGCACATCCTCGACGACATTTTCTCTATCATCTTCGCAGTGGAGATGCTTCTGAAGTGGATCAGCATGGGGGTCGTGCTGCCGGTCGGCCGTGCGTACTTCTGGCACCGATGGAACATCTTCGATTTCTTCATCGTGATCATCTCTCTCGTCTCGTGGGGCAAGCCGGACATCTTTCTGCGCTACCTGAAGGTGATGCGCTGCTTCCGCATTTTAGGGCCGCTGCGGTACTGGAAgtggggcagcagcagcatgtcGCACGTGGCGCGCACCATCTGGGACAGCATTCCGACCCTGGCGAACGTGTGCCTGCTCATGCTCATGAACTACATTGTGTGGGCCATCATCTTCGTCTCCTTGTTCATGGACAAGTTCAACTACTGCAGCAACGCCAGCATCGTGAACGGCACGCAGTGCGTCGAGGAGGGGTACACGTGGGCGCCAACTCAGCGCAACTTCCGCAACTTCTACGAGAGCCTGTTGACGACCTTCGAAATCAGCACCGGGGCGGAGTGGATAGACGTCATATACAGCGCCGTCGACTCCCGctcagcgctgctgtcgccgctgcggaacCAGCGCCCGTACCTTGGCCTGGTCTTCATCGCATACTACTACGTGTCGCACTTCATCTTCTTCACGCTGTTCATCTCAGCAGTGATTTACTGCTACATGCTCGCCAAGAGCGCCACGGAGGACGCGACGGGGACAACGATCGAGCACCAGGTCTGGCTGCGTATGCAGGGCATGATTTTTCGGCTGAAACCCAAGGTGCAGCTTCTGCCCCTGAACACACGAGTCTCCCGCCTGGTCCACTTCCTGATTTCGAATCGCTGGTTCGAGGCGTTCATGGGGCTCATTCTTGTCTTCAACATGCTGACCATGTCGCTCGAGTGGTACCAGATGAGCAGCACGCAGAAGACCACGCTCGACGCATTCCAGTACATCTGGGTCGTCATTTTCACCCTCGAGGTCGTTCTACGTTTCGTCGCGCACGGCCTGCGCTTCTTCACGCGCCGGGCCTACTGCTGGGACCTTCTAATCGTTGTCCTCTCCTACATTCAGATCGGCCTCAGCACCACGGCCACCAACCACGTGCCGTTCAACGTGAATGTGCTGCGCATGCTGCGAGTGGGGCGGGTGTTGCACCTCGTGCACCTTGCGCTGCCCTTCTCCACCCATCTGACACTCTTCCACGAGGTTCTGAAGGCGTCGGTGCCGGGGCTCATCAGCGTCACGTTCGTGTACATGATCGCCGTGTACGTCTTCGCGATATTGGGCCTGCACTTCCTGGGCTACATCGTACCCTTCAGCGGCTACATCGATGATAAGTACAATAACTTCGGCACCTTTGTGAACGCGCTCATCATGGTGTTTCGACTATCCACCCTACAGAACTGGGCGACGATGCTGCGAGGCAGCTTGGACCGCGGTTACTACTGCACCCGCGCCAGCAAGCGATGCGGGCCAACGGACTGGGCGCCGGTGTACTACATCCCCATTGTCATCTGTTTCTTCCTTCTGCTAAGCACCCTGTACATGGCAGTCGTGCTGGACAAGTACGTCACAGCCGTGCGCATCTACTCCGCCGTCACCCGGCTcgacgagctgcgccgcttctgccgccTGTGGTCGACGAGGGATCCGAACGGCACCATGTGGCTGCCAAGCGCCGTGCTaccggagctgctggaggagctgcgtcTGCCGCTGGGTGTCAGTGACCGCCGCAACCGCGTAGAGGTaatgcagctgctgcgggagtACAACATTCCTGACCACAACGGCCGTGTTTACTACTatgaggtgctgctgccgctagCGCGGCGCGTGATGGCCATCGCATTTCTCGAGACGGCCGACGCGCACACGGCCGGCAGCCAGGCTCCGAGAGACGTTGCCTGGTACCTGTCGGAGCGCTCGCTCGGAGCCCTGCCGGCGTCCTATGGAACGGTCCAGCCAAGTGGCGTCACGGTAGCTGAACATTATGCAGCCGCCCTCCTACAGGCCGCTTTCCGCCGGGACCGCGCGATGCGCAACTATTACATTGCCAAGTCTgagctgtggcgccgcggcagggcGGTCTGCGCTGAGCGCGGGCTGCCGTACGACAACTTCGGGTTTGGCAAGACACCGCTGGCGGGCCCAGACCCGCGCGAGGAGGGCATGCGCCGTGGCTTCGACATTCCGAAGGATGCCACCCTCGCCAACGCGGCCGGCGGCCGTATCTACCTCGACCCCGTGGCGGCCCGCATCGCCGCGATGCGCGAGGCCATGGGGTCCCAGAAGCGCACCACGGATCAGGAGCCGccaacgctgctgccggcggtcTACCGCTCTGCGATTTACCCCGAAGAGAAGCGCTTTGGCCCCAACGCCCCTGGCGCCATCCGCCGCCACGAGCGTCGCGACGAAAAGCTGGAGCGGAAGCGGGTGCAGGAGGAATACGAGAGACAGATGTACGAGCGCAGCACCCGGAGTTGTCCGGCACGCGCGGCTGGCGAGCACAAAGATAATGAAACCGTCACGGCCGAGAGTGCAGGCGACGTGGACGCGGGCTTAGCTTACAGCAGGGGCACCATGGAGCCGCATGCCGCAGCCCGCGGAAATCAATACAACTTAGATCCGATGGACGTTAACTACCAGCCTCCTCTCGGCACAAGTCCGGAGGAGCTGCGACAGGAAAAGGTGGACCGTCGCCTTAAcgcagccgccactgccgcaacggtctcggcgacgctcgGTGGCATCTCGCCTTCCACCACTCCCGAGCAGTACTAA
- a CDS encoding putative importin beta-1 subunit codes for MANITDLLMALGNPEPSIRVPAETAVNNAKETDLATFMTTMLQEFRDESKPTFARNMAGTLLKNAVAPSFREVAARHALEERWRALPADVRLHVKNEVLSTLGSPNRDVRTVAANIVGSLARSELPSGEWPQLMGILVGAAQSASEQHQEAALTAIGYICEEGKDHEEVEEALKPSTTDVLSVIVQCMASTNEDVKLSATNALCNAMEYIHDNMDVPEQRSYLVTALCETAKSCTTARTRERAMESLVKVAELYYSTLPDYIARLHEITTNAIFHDEEAVGLQAIQFWISICELERDMKEGGDVQSSLNYSAQGLTFLVDICKQLLVRQEEDQTEDDWNLSVAGGKLLQSLAEAVGIPVQRPVMDFVYANINSTEWRKREASVMAFGCIIGIQETAAQEAIQDTVAQAVPGLMEYLRDSNEMVADTSAWVLALVCENFVDIFLQTPDLLQRLMNDVGPMIGGDNARMGVRACHIINNIALAYEEEEDQQTNEISRYYGDLVVVLLHAIDHGATNDFKSAAQETLNALVDAAATDCCSAYLIQLPQELLARMGPQLNALRQSSGDNIEAEAMMGLLCGALSALARKLGQSFMPFLDASMQALIQVIELPTDYVQQEALVAIGSIAYVAKEQLAPYLAKVIPHVLKYLQAFDEPDSIYGVVAAVGDLSLSCRLSLLPFESDIMNTLYVNLMNTEVNRELKCSFLSCFSDFILNVLGSERFKPYMAALLPLVDRLFRASCEIDIRGDPEGEEYVMSLWETTASFYSSVTQCFKSSDVDALAPYLANILGFALHAATNAGEFEETQMAALMVIGDMASVLRHVPDPQMRAQAKQALLADAVNGALNQALCSSTSEDNKKQVKWIRNQLSHLQRS; via the coding sequence ATGGCGAACATTACGGACCTTCTCATGGCTCTGGGCAACCCAGAGCCATCGATCCGGGTGCCCGCAGAGACAGCTGTGAACAATGCCAAGGAGACCGACCTCGCCACCTTCATGACGACAATGCTGCAGGAGTTCCGTGACGAAAGCAAGCCGACCTTTGCCCGAAACATGGCGGGCACGCTGCTAAAGAATGCCGTAGCGCCATCCTTCCGAGAAGTGGCGGCACGGCACGCGCTGGAGGAACGTTGGCGCGCTCTACCTGCGGATGTGCGGCTGCACGTCAAGAATGAGGTTCTGAGCACTCTCGGCAGCCCCAATCGCGATGTGCGCACAGTCGCCGCCAACATCGTTGGCAGCCTGGCGCGTAGCGAGCTGCCTTCTGGGGAGTGGCCGCAGCTGATGGGCATTCTtgtcggcgcagcgcagtcTGCCTCGGAGCAGCACCAGGAGGCAGCCCTCACCGCCATCGGCTACATTTGCGAGGAGGGCAAGGAtcacgaggaggtggaggaagCGCTGAAACCGAGCACGACAGACGTGCTCTCCGTGATTGTGCAGTGCATGGCAAGCACCAACGAGGATGTCAAGCTCAGCGCCACGAATGCCTTATGCAATGCGATGGAGTACATCCACGACAACATGGACGTCccggagcagcgcagctACCTCGTGACGGCGCTGTGTGAGACGGCGAAGTCGTGCACGACGGCGCGTACTCGAGAGCGCGCCATGGAGAGCTTGGTCAAGGTGGCGGAGCTCTACTACTCGACGCTGCCGGACTACATCGCGCGTCTCCACGAAATCACCACAAACGCAATTTTtcacgacgaggaggcggtgggccTGCAGGCTATCCAGTTTTGGATCTCGATCTGCGAGCTGGAGCGGGACAtgaaggagggcggcgacgtgcAATCGAGCCTGAACTACAGCGCGCAGGGGCTCACGTTCCTTGTCGACATCTGCAAGCAGCTCCTCGTCCGACAAGAAGAGGACCAGACGGAGGATGACTGGAACCTCTCCGTGGCCGGTGGtaagctgctgcagagcctCGCCGAGGCCGTCGGTATCCCCGTCCAGAGGCCCGTGATGGATTTCGTGTACGCCAACATTAACAGCACAGAGTGGCGCAAACGTGAGGCGTCCGTGATGGCGTTTGGGTGTATCATTGGAATCCAGGAAACGGCGGCGCAGGAAGCCATTCAGGACACTGTGGCGCAGGCGGTCCCCGGCCTCATGGAGTACCTCCGCGACTCGAACGAGATGGTGGCGGACACGAGCGCGTGGGTGCTGGCGCTTGTGTGCGAGAACTTCGTCGACATCTTCCTGCAGACGCCCgatctgctgcagcgcttaATGAACGATGTCGGTCCGATGATCGGCGGCGACAACGCGCGCATGGGCGTTCGTGCGTGCCACATCATCAACAATATCGCGCTGGCGtacgaggaagaggaggatcAGCAGACAAACGAGATTTCGCGCTACTATGGCGACCTCGTCGTCGTTCTTCTGCACGCCATCGACCACGGCGCCACAAACGACTTTAAGAGTGCTGCTCAAGAGACGCTGAATGCCCTCGTAGACGCGGCCGCGACtgactgctgcagcgcctaCCTAATTCAATTGCCTCAGGAACTGCTAGCACGCATGGGCCCGCAGCTCAACGCGCTGCGACAATCCAGCGGCGACAACATTGAAGCTGAGGCGATGATGGGCCTGCTCTGCGGTGCACTTTCAGCCCTTGCGCGCAAGCTGGGGCAGAGCTTTATGCCATTCCTAGACGCTTCCATGCAAGCCCTCATTCAGGTGATCGAGCTCCCCACCGACTACgtgcagcaggaggcgctggtggccATTGGCAGTATAGCCTACGTCGCCAAGGAGCAACTGGCACCCTACCTGGCGAAGGTCATTCCGCACGTGCTGAAGTACTTGCAGGCTTTCGACGAACCGGACAGCATCTACGGCGTGGTGGCTGCGGTGGGCGACCTCAGTCTCTCCTGCCgcctctcgctgctgcccttcgAGTCCGATATCATGAACACCCTGTACGTCAACCTCATGAACACCGAGGTGAATCGCGAGCTCAAGTGCTCCTTTCTCAGCTGCTTTAGCGACTTTATTCTCAACGTGCTGGGCAGCGAGCGTTTTAAGCCGTACatggccgcgctgctgccgctggtggacCGACTCTTCCGCGCCAGCTGCGAGATCGACATCCGCGGCGACCCAGAAGGCGAGGAGTACGTGATGAGCCTCTGGGAGACGACCGCCTCCTTTTACTCCTCTGTCACCCAGTGCTTCAAGAGCAGTGACGTCGACGCCCTGGCGCCGTACCTGGCAAACATTTTGGGCTTTGCCCTTCACGCCGCCACGAACGCTGGCGAGTTCGAGGAGACGCAGATGGCGGCACTCATGGTCATTGGCGACATGGCATCGGTGCTACGCCACGTACCCGATCCGCAGATGCGggcgcaggcgaagcaggcgctgctggcagACGCCGTGAACGGGGCCCTGAATCAAGCGCTGTGCAGCAGTACCTCCGAGGACAACAAGAAGCAGGTCAAGTGGATCCGGAATCAGCTGAGTCACCTCCAGCGCTCATGA